The Streptomyces sp. NBC_01363 region AGTTGGACGCGAACTGGTAATACGGCTTCCCGCGCCGCGCGAACGGCTGCCCCGGCCGCCCGATCGCCTTGCGGCACATGGTCGGGCGCCCCCGGTCGCACTGGGCGCACGCCCCGCAGTTGGCCAGCGTGGACAGCGATACGTGGTCGCCGGGCGCCACATGGGCGACGCCCGCGCCGACCGCCTCGACCACGCCCGCGCCCTCGTGCCCGAGCACCACCGGCGCCGGGAACGGGATCGTCCCGTCGATCACCGAGAGGTCGCTGTGGCACAGCCCGGCCGCGGCCACCGCCACCAGCACCTCGCCGGGACCCGGATCGCGTATCTCCAGATCGTCGACGACCTCGGTCCGCTTGCCGTCGAAGACGACGCCTCTCATCTCGGCTCCCTGGGTAGGCCGAGCACTCGCTCGGCGATGATGTTCCGCTGGATCTCGTCCGAGCCGCCGTAGATGGTGTCGGACCGGGTGAACAGGAACAGGCGCTGTGCCTCGTCGAGTCCGTACGGTGCCTTCGCCGACCAGTCGTCCGGGCCGACGGCCGCCGCCGCGCCCCTGACCTGCACGGCCAGCTCGCCCAGGCGCTGGTGCCAGCCGCCCCAGAGCAGTTTCGCCACACTGGGCGCGCCGGCGTCGCCCGTGGAGCCGAGGGTGCGCAGGGCGTTCCAGCGCATGGTCCGCAGCTGGGCCCACTGCCGTACGAGGCGTTCGCGCAGGACCGGGTCGGTGACGGCGCCGCTGTCGATGGCCGCGCGGACCACCCGGCCCAGTTCGGCGGCGAAGCCGATCTGCTGGACGAGCGTGGAGACGCCGCGCTCCAGGGCCAGCAGGCCCATGGCGACCGTCCAGCCGTTGCTTTCGCCGCCGACGCACTCCTCGGCGTGCGCCCCGTCGAAGAAGACCTCGTTGAACTCGCTGGTCCCCGACATCTGGCGGATCGGCCGCACCTCGATCCTGCCGGGCTGGTCCATCGGCACCAGCAGGAACGACAGGCCGTGGTGGCGGCGGGAGCCGGGCTCCGTGCGGGCCAGCACGAAGCACCAGTCGGCCTCCTTCGCCAGTGACGTCCAGATCTTCTGCCCAGTCACCCGGTGGCCGCCGCGGCTCCGGTCGGGCACCGCGGCCGTGCGCACCGCGGCGAGGTCCGATCCGGCGTCCGGCTCGCTGTATCCCTGGCACCAGAGCGCGTCGCCGCGCGCCACGGCGGGCAGGAAGCGCCGTTGCTGTGCCTCGCTGCCGTAGGCGATCAGGGTCGGGGCGAGAAGGTTCTCGCCGATGTGGCCGACCCGGGCGGGGGCGTCGGCGCGGGCGTACTCCTCGGCCCAGACGACCTGCTGGGTGAGGCTCGCGCGGCGGTTGCCGTGGCCGGCGCCGCGGTTCTCCCAGCCGAGGCCGATCCAGCCCTCGCGGCCGAGTTCGCGCTCCCATTCCCGGCGGATCGCGACGCCCTCGTGCTCGCTGCCGGGGCCGCCGGTGCCGGCCGCTGCCGCGTACGCCCCGACGAGGTGCGCTTCCAGCCAGGCACGGGCTTCCTCGCGGAACGCGGTGTCGTCGGGGCCGAAGCTGAAGTCCACGGTGCCTCCTGACTGTTGCCGCTCACCATCGAGCCCGTCCGGGGCGGAGCCCCGGCGGGCGGGGCTCATGCGTTCGGCCGCGCCTTCGCCGCGGCCGCCGCGGCCATCTCCTCCAGTCGCGCCAGCATCGGCATCGGGTCCGTGCCCACCGTCCCCGGCAGGAAGTC contains the following coding sequences:
- a CDS encoding acyl-CoA dehydrogenase family protein, with translation MDFSFGPDDTAFREEARAWLEAHLVGAYAAAAGTGGPGSEHEGVAIRREWERELGREGWIGLGWENRGAGHGNRRASLTQQVVWAEEYARADAPARVGHIGENLLAPTLIAYGSEAQQRRFLPAVARGDALWCQGYSEPDAGSDLAAVRTAAVPDRSRGGHRVTGQKIWTSLAKEADWCFVLARTEPGSRRHHGLSFLLVPMDQPGRIEVRPIRQMSGTSEFNEVFFDGAHAEECVGGESNGWTVAMGLLALERGVSTLVQQIGFAAELGRVVRAAIDSGAVTDPVLRERLVRQWAQLRTMRWNALRTLGSTGDAGAPSVAKLLWGGWHQRLGELAVQVRGAAAAVGPDDWSAKAPYGLDEAQRLFLFTRSDTIYGGSDEIQRNIIAERVLGLPREPR